The Deltaproteobacteria bacterium genome includes a region encoding these proteins:
- the cobU gene encoding bifunctional adenosylcobinamide kinase/adenosylcobinamide-phosphate guanylyltransferase, translating to MNTKLIFVTGGARSGKSAFALKLAESIPGKRLYLATAEALDNEMLQRIKRHKKERGNNWKTIESPIKIADVIKKNTGYDVILLDCLTLWISNMMHTANRPSGKGAGGITKEIHSLISACKASKTNIIIVSNEVGLGIVPDNPLARRFRDISGISNQKMAEAADEVYFVVSGMEMRLR from the coding sequence TTGAATACTAAACTTATCTTCGTAACAGGCGGGGCACGTTCAGGGAAGAGCGCCTTTGCATTAAAACTGGCAGAGTCAATTCCTGGAAAGAGATTGTATCTTGCCACTGCCGAGGCATTGGATAATGAAATGCTGCAAAGGATTAAGAGGCACAAAAAAGAAAGGGGAAATAACTGGAAGACTATAGAGTCGCCGATAAAGATCGCCGATGTTATTAAAAAAAATACTGGATACGATGTGATACTGCTGGACTGTTTGACGTTGTGGATTTCAAATATGATGCACACCGCCAATCGCCCCTCTGGCAAAGGTGCGGGAGGAATTACAAAAGAAATCCATTCTCTTATCTCTGCCTGCAAAGCATCCAAAACAAATATCATAATTGTTTCTAATGAGGTTGGGCTTGGCATTGTACCTGACAATCCGTTGGCAAGAAGATTCAGGGATATATCAGGCATCTCAAACCAGAAGATGGCAGAGGCTGCAGATGAGGTCTATTTTGTGGTAAGCGGGATGGAGATGAGGTTGAGATAG
- a CDS encoding cob(I)yrinic acid a,c-diamide adenosyltransferase, with protein MGFLFMKKGLIHIYTGEGKGKTTASIGLTIRAAGQGKKALFVQFFKLDDAPSGEKEIFKKIPEIELIRSNVRHPIFTKEHTDKELLQKSITDTFEAIKKRIDKGDVNLLVLDEINSVVAGGWLSLDELSAFLRNRPEGLEVVLTGRDAHVELVKTADYVTEMLKIKHPFDNGVKARKGIEY; from the coding sequence ATGGGTTTCTTATTTATGAAAAAAGGCCTGATACATATTTACACAGGGGAAGGAAAGGGCAAAACAACAGCCAGCATCGGCCTTACTATAAGGGCTGCCGGCCAGGGGAAGAAGGCGCTTTTTGTGCAGTTCTTTAAACTTGATGATGCGCCGTCAGGAGAAAAGGAGATATTCAAGAAGATCCCTGAGATAGAGCTTATCCGCTCTAATGTCCGGCATCCAATATTTACAAAGGAACATACAGATAAGGAACTGCTTCAAAAGTCTATTACAGATACCTTTGAAGCAATAAAGAAAAGAATTGATAAGGGCGATGTAAACCTCCTCGTTCTGGACGAAATAAACAGTGTCGTTGCAGGAGGCTGGCTCTCGCTGGATGAATTATCAGCTTTTTTAAGAAACAGGCCGGAAGGGTTGGAGGTGGTATTAACAGGCAGAGATGCTCATGTTGAACTTGTAAAGACGGCAGACTATGTTACAGAGATGCTAAAGATAAAACATCCGTTTGACAATGGTGTAAAAGCTAGGAAGGGAATTGAATACTAA
- the gcvT gene encoding glycine cleavage system aminomethyltransferase GcvT, translating into MTLENKNLKITPLHQIHKELHARMVPFAGWEMPVQYAGVIEEHLVVRKSCGLFDVSHMGEIEVSGAKAIEAVQGITTNDASKLKDGQVQYTLLCYPNGGVVDDVTLYKFSDTRYMFCVNASNTEKDFNWIKENAGSIADIKNLSNYFGQIAIQGPLSQEVLQNTCNLDLSLIRYYHFKNVNVFGADVVISKTGYTGEDGFEIYTPWDATITIWQRLMEAGNKFGIKPIGLGARDTLRLEMGFPLYGNELNENTTPLEAGLHKFVTLDKGHFIGKDALVKQARQGINKKLVGLEMIESGIPRSRYKIFAKGRAIGEVTSGTMSPFLGKAIGMGYVETAFSPIETELAVEIRNKMVRAKVSKTRFYTRDTAAKAAN; encoded by the coding sequence ATGACCTTGGAAAATAAAAATTTAAAGATTACGCCGCTCCATCAAATCCATAAAGAACTTCATGCAAGAATGGTTCCCTTTGCAGGATGGGAAATGCCTGTGCAGTATGCCGGTGTGATAGAAGAACACCTCGTTGTCCGTAAGTCATGCGGGCTGTTTGATGTAAGCCACATGGGTGAGATAGAGGTATCAGGCGCAAAGGCCATTGAGGCAGTTCAAGGCATAACAACCAATGATGCATCTAAACTCAAAGATGGCCAGGTGCAGTATACGTTGTTATGTTATCCGAATGGCGGGGTAGTGGATGATGTTACGCTTTACAAATTCAGCGATACAAGATATATGTTTTGCGTAAACGCCTCAAACACAGAAAAGGACTTTAACTGGATTAAGGAAAATGCCGGCAGTATTGCAGATATTAAAAATCTAAGTAATTATTTTGGCCAGATAGCTATACAGGGGCCTCTGTCTCAGGAGGTTTTACAAAATACTTGCAATCTTGATTTATCTCTAATAAGGTATTACCATTTTAAAAATGTAAATGTCTTTGGCGCAGATGTTGTCATATCAAAGACAGGCTATACAGGTGAAGACGGGTTTGAGATTTATACTCCATGGGATGCGACAATAACGATTTGGCAAAGATTGATGGAGGCAGGCAATAAGTTCGGTATAAAGCCAATCGGCCTTGGGGCAAGAGATACATTGAGATTAGAGATGGGTTTCCCGTTGTATGGAAATGAACTTAACGAAAACACAACCCCTCTTGAGGCAGGTTTGCACAAATTTGTAACATTGGATAAAGGACATTTTATCGGCAAGGACGCATTGGTAAAACAGGCAAGGCAAGGTATAAATAAAAAGCTTGTTGGTCTTGAGATGATAGAATCCGGAATACCGCGGAGCCGCTATAAAATCTTTGCAAAGGGCAGGGCAATCGGTGAAGTAACAAGCGGAACAATGTCGCCGTTTCTTGGCAAGGCCATTGGCATGGGTTATGTAGAAACGGCATTTTCGCCTATTGAGACGGAATTAGCAGTAGAGATTAGAAATAAGATGGTAAGGGCTAAGGTTTCAAAAACCCGGTTTTATACAAGAGACACCGCTGCAAAGGCAGCAAACTAA
- the gcvH gene encoding glycine cleavage system protein GcvH codes for MEFPKDLRYTKEHEWVRMEGNVATIGITDHAQDSLGDIVYLELPSDGAAVTKDETFGVVESVKAVSDLYSPISGTVIEINDALVDSPEVINGDPYGDAWMLKVEMNSPAEIKELLTADEYKKYVEEEK; via the coding sequence ATGGAATTTCCAAAAGATTTAAGATACACCAAAGAGCATGAATGGGTAAGAATGGAAGGGAATGTAGCCACAATTGGGATTACCGATCATGCCCAGGATTCGCTTGGGGATATTGTTTACCTTGAGCTTCCAAGTGACGGGGCAGCCGTAACAAAGGATGAGACATTTGGCGTTGTTGAGTCTGTCAAAGCGGTGTCGGACCTCTATTCACCTATCAGCGGAACTGTCATAGAGATAAATGACGCGCTGGTTGACAGCCCTGAGGTTATAAATGGCGACCCTTACGGAGATGCATGGATGTTGAAGGTCGAGATGAATAGTCCGGCGGAAATAAAAGAATTGTTGACAGCAGATGAATATAAAAAGTATGTGGAGGAAGAAAAATAG
- the gcvPA gene encoding aminomethyl-transferring glycine dehydrogenase subunit GcvPA produces the protein MSYIPHTEKDIQEMLKVIGAESVEDLFKAIPDNLRVKKPLNLPAPLSEQELIQEMTTLSRKNATVEEYVSFLGAGAYNHYMPSIVNHLISRSEFYTAYTPYQPEISQGTLQAVFEYQTLICQLTGMDVSNASMYDGASASAEAVLMARRINNRSKVILSAAIHPEYRGVINTYLSGNRDSIKEVFYCTETGRTMPEAIEKLLDKDTSSVVIQQPNFFGSIEDIKAIAEVVHKNNSILIISIAEPISLGLLKPPGELGADIVIGEGQAFGNGLNFGGPYLGFFATLEKYLRQMPGRLVGETVDKRGKSGYVLTMAAREQHIRREKATSNICTNEGLCALAAAIYLTALGKNGLMELARLNLSKAEYLKNGLANIKGIKPAFTAPTFNEFVIELDKEPDGVLKALLKKGVIAGLQLKGLYRELSRHVLICATEMNTKEQMDELLEGLEKIAT, from the coding sequence ATGTCATACATCCCCCATACCGAAAAAGATATACAGGAAATGCTCAAGGTCATTGGCGCGGAGTCTGTAGAAGACCTTTTTAAGGCAATTCCAGATAACCTGAGAGTAAAGAAGCCGTTAAACTTGCCTGCTCCTCTTTCTGAGCAAGAGCTAATTCAGGAGATGACAACTCTCAGCAGAAAGAATGCTACGGTAGAGGAGTATGTTTCCTTTCTTGGCGCAGGCGCATACAACCATTATATGCCAAGCATTGTAAATCATCTCATATCCCGTTCCGAGTTTTATACTGCCTATACACCATATCAGCCGGAAATCAGCCAGGGTACTTTACAAGCCGTATTTGAATACCAGACCCTTATATGCCAGCTCACGGGCATGGATGTGAGCAATGCCTCCATGTATGACGGCGCTTCTGCAAGTGCAGAAGCAGTCTTAATGGCCAGAAGGATTAATAACAGGTCAAAGGTTATATTATCTGCCGCCATTCATCCTGAATATCGCGGGGTAATCAATACATATCTCTCCGGAAATAGAGATAGTATAAAAGAAGTCTTTTACTGCACAGAGACAGGCAGGACAATGCCGGAGGCAATAGAAAAACTCCTTGATAAAGACACTTCATCCGTTGTTATCCAGCAACCGAACTTCTTCGGCTCAATTGAGGACATCAAAGCCATTGCTGAGGTTGTCCATAAAAATAATAGTATTTTAATCATTTCAATTGCAGAACCCATATCTTTGGGTCTGCTCAAACCACCGGGAGAACTTGGCGCTGATATTGTAATCGGCGAAGGACAGGCCTTTGGGAACGGCCTCAACTTTGGCGGTCCGTATCTCGGCTTTTTTGCAACATTAGAAAAGTATTTAAGGCAGATGCCGGGAAGGCTTGTTGGAGAGACTGTTGATAAAAGAGGAAAAAGCGGCTATGTCCTTACTATGGCTGCAAGAGAGCAGCATATCAGAAGAGAAAAGGCAACATCCAATATCTGCACAAACGAAGGGCTGTGCGCTCTGGCGGCGGCGATCTATTTAACAGCGCTTGGAAAAAACGGTTTGATGGAACTGGCAAGATTAAATCTATCAAAGGCAGAGTACCTGAAAAATGGGCTTGCAAATATAAAAGGAATTAAGCCGGCATTTACCGCTCCGACATTTAACGAATTTGTAATAGAACTGGATAAAGAACCTGATGGTGTGTTAAAGGCGCTTTTAAAAAAGGGTGTGATTGCAGGGCTTCAGCTAAAAGGGCTTTATCGTGAGCTTTCAAGGCATGTACTGATTTGCGCAACTGAGATGAATACCAAAGAGCAGATGGATGAATTGCTGGAGGGGCTGGAGAAGATAGCTACATAG